CCGGCAGGATACTCATGCCTGAAATAAAAATGATTACCGGAATGACTGATGCCTGCCGTTGCCGGGATCTTTTTTCCAGTATAGTATTCTTATAAGATTTTCCGGAACATGTGCAAAAAATCGTACATTTTTACACATTTTTTTCAGGAACGCATTTTGCACATGATTTACGCAAAACGGAGCATTTTGCACCGGACTATAAAACACTAATGTACACTTTTAGGAGGCAAAACTCAGGAGGGCTGGAGAGGTAGGACGGTCAAGAGGAAAAGAACCCCTGATTCAGGATCGGACATTCCGGCCCGGGACTCCGGGAGACCTGCATTCCCCCAAACTCACATCTCCGACGGAGACTCACGGTGCCTGATGAGGAATGGACGATCTTTTTCCCGAATTATTCACGAAAAATTGTGGATTTCGCATACACTTTTTAGAAATTCACGATATAACCGCCCCATTTACCTAAATTCGCTATAAAATGGCCCCTAAAATGATCCCTATTGGTGCCTTTTGGATGGGCGATCACTAGCCGGATGGGCTGGACCAGGGAGAAAGGGAAAGGAACCCCAGTTTTGAGGGTAAAACCGAAGTATCCTCACGTCGCCCACTGAAATAAATTTCACGCATCCTTCCGGACCCCCTGTTCATGCGAAATATCCAGGAATTTTCGATCCGATATCGTGGGTTCTTCACTGGAACGGGGGGTTGGGCTTGTTTTGGTACCTTGAGGGGACGGATTCCGTGGCGTAGCTGGATGAAGGGGATTGTGAAGTGCTGAAAAAAGGGGTTTTGTCCGGTGACGAAGTCTGGGAGGGGATGATGTTATAGTAATCAGTAGTAATTTTATTACAAAGAACCCGGAGATTTTATCATGATAACGCAGGTCCATTTCCTTTTGACATATATGTGCACACTGGAATGCGAGCACTGTTTCGTCTGCAGCAGCCCGTCTTCTGAGGGCACGTTCACACCCGGACAGATTGCTGCAGCACTCGATCAAACGGATAAACTTGGAACCGTGGACACGGTGTACTTTGAGGGGGGAGAACCATTCCTCTTCTATCCCGTGCTTCTTGATGGTATCCGGCAAGCCAGGAAACGGGGATATAAAGTCGGTATCGTGACGAACGGCTACTTTGCCACATCCGAGGAGAACGCCCGGTTCTTCCTTGCGCCATTAGGAGAGCTCGGGATTGCAGATATGAGCATCAGCGATGATGTCTTCCATTACGAGAACCGAAAGAATAATCCGGCCCGTCGTGCTTCTGAGGCGGCAACAGCTCTGGGCATGCAGACAACGATCCTCGCACTCGATCCCGGGGCATCGGGTCCGGAGATAAAGGGTACTCCCCGGGAAGAGAAGACGGGGGTTGTGACCGGAGGAGGCATCATGTTCCGGGGTCGGGCGGCAGAAAAACTGAGCACGTATGCCGTTACATCGGACTGGCAACAATTCACGAGATGTCCTTACGAAGATCTAAAAACCCCCTCAAGGATGCATGTGGATGCATTTGGCAATCTCCAGATCTGCCAGGGGATCTCTCTAGGAAACATCTGGAAACATCCCCTGGACGAACTGGTCCGGACATATTCCCCGTCATCGCACCCGATCTGCGGACCGCTGCTTGAGGGTGGACCGGCTCAGCTTGCCCGGGTGCTTGCGTATACTCCCCCGGTGGGTGTGGCAGATGCCTGTCACCTCTGTTATCTTGCACGGAAGTCATGCCGGAGCAGGTACCGGGAAATCCTGGGGCCGACACAGGTGTATTGTGATGGCGGAACCTGATTCGACAGAGCACACATAAACCGGGCCCTGTACGAGACCGTATTGCATCCTTTCGGCACCCAACCGGCCGGTTCAGAGAATTTTCCGGCCAGTTCTTTTGAGGAAACTGCAATATAATCCCTGATACGGAAATGGAGCATTTTTAAGAGAAAGAGACCGGTCATTACTGTGCAGTTTGGATTGAGGATCTCTGATAATCCTTGAGTGCAGGTGACTTTGAGAGAAGACGGCCAAAAGAACTCCTGTTTTCCCGCATCCTTCCGGACCCCCTGTTCATGCGAGATATCCAGGCGTTATCTATCTGATGTCGGGGGATCTTCTCCGGTACGTGGGGAGGTTTGGGCTTTGGTTTGGCGATTTGAGGGGACGGGGGCTGTGACGTGGCCGGATGAGGGGGGGTGGGAAGTGCTTATAGAGGGGAGAGAGGCGCTAGGGATGATGGACCGGGTGAAAAATTTATAAAAGGAGCTACGTGAAATTTTTTTTTAGCAACGGTCTGCTTAAAAATTTTTGCTCTGTAGAATTCATTTAGAAAACTCTGATCGCTCTCGGGGGCTTCGCCCCCGCCACTGGGGCACCCCCCATTGCGATGACGATGTATTACCTGTAACCTTACTCGGGCTATCGCACTGCGCCCGTCCCCCAACGGGGGACTGGTGGCGCAAGAGGGGGGCAATATATTATAAAAAAGGTTTTCTACAGAGCGAAAAAAAATTTAGAAAAACCCGGTCGGGATTTTTCCGTGAAAAGTCCGGACGGGAAATTTCCTGCAAGAACCCCCCCGTCCGTTCCGGAGATTACCCGGCCAATCCCTCAAGGCACCGTTTCACCGGCCGGCGATCAAAAAAAAGAGATGGATTATATTTTCTTGGCGTCATGTGCAAGGGCATCATCAGCCCCGCCCCGTTTCCAGACCTCGCCGCCATCAATGACAAAGTCAGACCCGGTGACAAAAGCGGATTCATCAGATGCAAGGAACAGGACCGGATAGGCAAGATCAATAGGCTCTCCCACGCGACCGACAAGATTGGACTCCCCGAACAGGGCAAGAAGTTCCTCTTTGGTTCTTCCGGCCTCCGCGGCCTTCTGGAAGGCCACATCCAGGATTGCGGTTCTTACAAATCCGGGGAATACCG
This portion of the Methanoregula sp. genome encodes:
- a CDS encoding radical SAM protein, producing MITQVHFLLTYMCTLECEHCFVCSSPSSEGTFTPGQIAAALDQTDKLGTVDTVYFEGGEPFLFYPVLLDGIRQARKRGYKVGIVTNGYFATSEENARFFLAPLGELGIADMSISDDVFHYENRKNNPARRASEAATALGMQTTILALDPGASGPEIKGTPREEKTGVVTGGGIMFRGRAAEKLSTYAVTSDWQQFTRCPYEDLKTPSRMHVDAFGNLQICQGISLGNIWKHPLDELVRTYSPSSHPICGPLLEGGPAQLARVLAYTPPVGVADACHLCYLARKSCRSRYREILGPTQVYCDGGT